One window from the genome of Spirosoma rhododendri encodes:
- a CDS encoding SusC/RagA family TonB-linked outer membrane protein: MMNDLPTYRPLATGLLLTLLGCQLLNAQPAATQLLATTRHSQPIHRAKAVVSTRDALAELERRYNVTIGYAATTLDNRPAPSDEWMQAKDLKTALNRLLSPQNLTVKQVKKDVYIVKPANRSGSDAPATASSVTANGFQSLGADFGQAIAVTVRGRVTGDDGQGIPGVSIVLKGTNTGTVTNTDGDYSLTVPDANGTLVFSFIGYTSQEVPVNNRASINVTLKNDIQQLGEVVVVGYGTQEKKDVTGAISAVKGADIQNLPSGGAQQALQGRAAGVNVVRNGGAPGNAGSIRIRGLGTVNNADPLIVIDGVPAGSMNDVNPNDIESIDVLKDASASAIYGTRAANGVVLITTKRGRFDDKLRFTVNGYTGVSNRIKTLPVLDAPTLAAIKREAYTNDGLTVPAIWQDTQYQTQQTNWQDQILRQGTTQNLDVALRGGGKYSSFAISGGYYNETGIIGNSYYKRYTFRINSDHKITERLKIGQNLQFTNTHDNAPNTLSAQDGLLWSAIRFHPGLPVMNADGTYSTTQGKGAFGDINNPQYTIDTQDKDNARNRLLGSVTGEFEIVKGLKARANLALDATFTNTREFGVKITDQYRTNQYNQLTLTNDKYWAFLQEYFLSYDKSFGQHTVGLVGGYTSQTFNDLYSGTRGRDFASEDADLRYMRYAGSIVAIGNGQDGGRSYDALQSVFGRGTYAYKDRYLLTATFRADGSSKFAPGNKWGYFPAFSLGWRISDEPFFKNALSTISNLKLTGGWGQLGNQNISSLQYLALINSNYRYSFGDQNTSGSAQGRLANANIGWETAEMSNFGLDAGFLQNRLQASINYFIKDTKNMLLSPPSLGTLGRASIPDQNVGQLRNQGLELELSYQQKVGDLTLSVSGNATFIKNRITKLLTPGSFLGSQTYGRTDQEITRSYEGYAYGTFYGWRTNGLYQTQGEIDADPALAKDPRRTQGLIHPGDVRFQDLNGDGVIDNNDRTILGSPQPKVTYGLNTGLTYKGFDFTLFFLGQGGVDIYNADRMQGLDASYSFNLYADETNRWTGPNTSNSIPRVSINNSNRNFRTSDLFIERGDFLRLKNLTLGYTIPKPLMNRLGLSQARIYVTGQNVLTFTKYSGLNPELGFADGDRSQGQYAQQNVDYAQYPQARTFTLGATLAF, encoded by the coding sequence ATGATGAACGATTTACCCACGTACCGACCTCTGGCGACCGGCCTGCTGCTGACCCTGCTGGGTTGTCAGCTGCTGAACGCCCAACCGGCTGCTACTCAGCTACTAGCAACGACGCGGCACAGCCAGCCGATCCACCGCGCCAAAGCTGTTGTTTCGACCCGCGATGCCCTCGCCGAATTGGAACGACGCTACAACGTAACGATTGGCTACGCAGCCACGACACTCGATAACCGACCCGCACCGTCGGACGAGTGGATGCAGGCGAAAGACCTCAAAACCGCCCTGAATCGCCTGCTATCTCCGCAGAACCTGACGGTGAAGCAGGTCAAGAAAGACGTATACATCGTAAAGCCCGCCAACCGGTCGGGTAGCGACGCACCGGCTACGGCTTCAAGCGTAACCGCTAATGGCTTTCAGTCGCTGGGGGCTGATTTCGGGCAGGCCATTGCCGTAACGGTGCGGGGCCGCGTGACGGGCGACGACGGGCAGGGAATTCCGGGCGTCAGTATTGTGCTGAAAGGCACCAATACTGGCACCGTTACCAACACCGACGGCGACTATTCGCTGACCGTTCCCGACGCAAACGGCACGCTGGTCTTTTCGTTTATCGGCTATACTAGCCAGGAAGTACCCGTCAACAACCGCGCATCGATCAATGTGACGCTGAAAAACGACATTCAGCAACTCGGCGAAGTTGTCGTTGTCGGCTACGGTACGCAGGAAAAGAAAGACGTGACCGGGGCGATCTCGGCCGTAAAAGGAGCTGATATTCAGAACCTGCCGTCGGGTGGCGCGCAGCAGGCCCTACAGGGCCGGGCGGCTGGTGTCAACGTCGTGCGGAACGGTGGTGCACCGGGCAATGCGGGTTCCATCCGCATCCGGGGACTAGGTACGGTCAACAACGCTGACCCGCTGATCGTGATCGACGGGGTGCCGGCCGGTAGCATGAACGACGTCAACCCCAACGACATCGAGAGTATCGACGTGCTGAAAGATGCGTCGGCCTCGGCGATTTACGGAACGCGGGCCGCTAACGGTGTCGTGTTGATTACGACCAAGCGCGGCCGGTTCGACGATAAACTTCGGTTCACGGTCAACGGCTATACCGGCGTGTCAAACCGCATCAAAACGCTGCCCGTCCTCGATGCGCCCACGCTGGCCGCGATCAAGCGCGAAGCTTATACCAACGACGGCCTGACGGTTCCGGCGATCTGGCAGGATACGCAGTACCAGACCCAGCAGACCAACTGGCAGGATCAGATTCTGCGGCAGGGCACCACGCAAAACCTCGACGTAGCCCTGCGCGGGGGTGGCAAGTACTCGTCGTTTGCCATTTCGGGCGGGTATTACAACGAAACGGGTATCATCGGCAACTCGTACTACAAACGGTACACGTTCCGCATCAACTCGGATCACAAGATCACTGAGCGGCTCAAAATCGGGCAGAACCTCCAGTTTACCAACACCCACGACAACGCGCCCAATACCCTCTCGGCGCAGGACGGGCTGCTCTGGAGCGCGATCCGGTTTCACCCCGGTCTGCCGGTGATGAACGCCGACGGCACCTACAGCACCACGCAGGGCAAAGGCGCGTTTGGCGATATCAACAACCCGCAGTACACCATCGATACGCAGGATAAAGACAACGCCCGCAACCGGTTGCTGGGCAGTGTAACGGGTGAGTTCGAGATCGTGAAAGGCCTCAAAGCGCGCGCTAACCTCGCCTTAGACGCGACGTTCACCAACACACGTGAGTTCGGCGTCAAAATCACCGATCAGTACCGCACTAATCAGTACAACCAGCTGACGCTCACCAACGATAAGTACTGGGCGTTTTTGCAGGAATACTTCCTGTCGTACGACAAATCGTTCGGTCAGCACACGGTCGGGCTGGTGGGCGGCTACACCTCGCAGACCTTCAACGACCTGTATTCGGGAACGCGGGGCCGCGACTTCGCCAGCGAGGACGCCGACCTGCGGTACATGCGCTACGCCGGGTCGATTGTCGCCATTGGCAACGGGCAGGACGGTGGCCGCAGCTACGACGCGCTCCAATCGGTGTTCGGCCGGGGCACCTACGCATACAAAGATCGCTACCTGCTGACGGCGACGTTCCGCGCCGATGGCTCGTCGAAGTTTGCACCGGGTAACAAGTGGGGCTACTTCCCGGCTTTCTCGCTGGGCTGGCGCATCTCCGACGAACCGTTTTTCAAAAACGCCCTGTCGACAATCAGCAACCTGAAACTGACCGGCGGCTGGGGTCAGCTGGGTAATCAGAACATCAGTTCGCTGCAATACCTCGCGCTCATCAACTCGAACTATCGCTACTCGTTCGGCGATCAGAATACGTCGGGTTCGGCGCAGGGACGATTGGCCAACGCGAACATCGGCTGGGAAACGGCTGAGATGAGCAACTTCGGACTCGACGCGGGCTTCCTGCAAAACCGGCTTCAGGCGTCGATCAACTACTTCATCAAAGACACCAAGAATATGCTGCTGTCGCCCCCCTCGCTGGGCACGCTGGGCCGGGCCTCCATTCCCGATCAGAACGTAGGGCAGTTGCGCAACCAGGGTCTTGAACTGGAGTTGAGCTATCAGCAGAAAGTCGGCGACCTGACCCTGTCGGTTAGCGGTAACGCGACGTTTATCAAGAACCGGATCACCAAACTGCTGACACCCGGCAGCTTCCTGGGCTCGCAAACCTATGGCCGCACCGATCAGGAGATTACCCGCAGCTACGAGGGCTATGCCTACGGCACGTTCTACGGCTGGCGCACCAACGGCCTGTACCAGACGCAGGGCGAGATCGACGCCGACCCGGCTCTCGCCAAGGACCCACGCCGGACACAGGGCCTGATTCACCCCGGCGACGTGCGCTTTCAGGACCTCAACGGCGACGGCGTGATCGACAACAACGACCGCACGATTCTGGGTAGTCCGCAGCCGAAAGTTACCTACGGTCTGAACACGGGCCTGACCTACAAAGGCTTCGACTTCACGCTGTTTTTCCTCGGTCAGGGTGGTGTCGACATCTACAACGCCGATCGGATGCAGGGGCTCGACGCCAGCTACTCGTTTAACCTCTACGCCGACGAAACGAACCGCTGGACGGGGCCGAACACAAGCAACAGCATTCCGCGCGTCAGCATCAACAACTCGAACCGTAACTTCCGCACCTCCGACCTGTTCATCGAGCGGGGCGACTTTCTGCGGCTCAAGAACCTGACGCTCGGCTACACGATCCCCAAACCGCTGATGAACCGGCTGGGGCTGTCGCAGGCGCGCATCTACGTAACGGGGCAGAACGTGCTGACGTTCACGAAGTACTCCGGCCTGAACCCTGAGTTGGGCTTTGCCGACGGCGACCGCTCACAGGGGCAGTACGCGCAGCAAAACGTCGATTACGCGCAGTATCCGCAGGCGCGTACGTTCACGCTGGGCGCGACGCTGGCTTTCTAA
- a CDS encoding FecR family protein, whose amino-acid sequence MENEYRSAEALAADPAFIDWIQHPTPTNTAVWEQWLAQHPDQLADIQLARQLVTLWHLVPTDPLAGAQAVVWSAIQAQKDKINLTPAYPPREQRPNPKSRRRIGVLAAAFGALLLLAGSVWYWQTQTVVEYASANEPRKLTLPDGSTVVLNAGASVRFARHWSADEARTVWLTGKAQFSVTHQLNNQRFVVQTPDQLQVEVLGTVFTVDEQARQTRVVLNSGRVRLHVASQQTPINMVPGELVDVPANTKQAIVRRRVEPAVYSAWTTRQFIFDNTTLGEMADLLAQDLGYQIDFADPALRDRRMTIHLPTRDPDILLAAIAEANDLTVSTITPKHIRITAKL is encoded by the coding sequence ATGGAAAACGAGTACCGTTCGGCGGAAGCCCTTGCTGCCGACCCCGCCTTTATCGACTGGATACAGCACCCTACCCCGACCAACACCGCCGTTTGGGAGCAGTGGCTGGCCCAGCACCCCGATCAGCTGGCTGATATTCAACTCGCCCGGCAGTTGGTAACGCTGTGGCACCTCGTCCCTACCGACCCACTGGCGGGTGCACAGGCGGTTGTGTGGTCGGCCATTCAGGCGCAGAAAGACAAGATCAATCTGACACCTGCTTACCCACCGCGAGAGCAACGGCCCAACCCCAAAAGTCGTCGTCGAATCGGTGTTCTGGCAGCGGCTTTCGGCGCATTGCTGTTGTTAGCCGGATCGGTCTGGTACTGGCAAACGCAGACGGTGGTTGAATACGCTTCCGCGAATGAACCGCGCAAGCTGACCCTCCCTGACGGGTCTACAGTCGTGCTGAATGCTGGCGCATCGGTGCGGTTTGCCCGGCACTGGTCGGCTGACGAAGCCCGGACGGTGTGGCTGACAGGTAAAGCACAGTTTTCGGTTACGCATCAGTTGAACAATCAGCGATTTGTTGTGCAGACGCCCGATCAGCTACAGGTCGAAGTGCTGGGAACGGTCTTTACCGTCGATGAGCAGGCCCGGCAAACGCGGGTGGTGCTGAACAGCGGGCGCGTCAGGCTGCATGTCGCCAGTCAGCAGACGCCGATCAACATGGTACCGGGTGAACTGGTCGACGTACCGGCCAATACGAAACAGGCTATCGTTCGTCGGCGGGTTGAACCGGCCGTGTACAGCGCCTGGACGACGCGGCAGTTTATTTTCGACAATACAACGCTGGGCGAAATGGCCGATCTGCTGGCGCAGGACCTCGGTTACCAGATTGACTTTGCCGACCCCGCCCTCCGCGACCGCCGGATGACCATTCACCTGCCCACCCGCGACCCCGATATTCTGCTTGCCGCCATTGCCGAAGCCAACGACCTTACCGTATCCACCATAACCCCCAAACACATCCGTATCACTGCGAAGCTTTAA
- a CDS encoding RNA polymerase sigma factor, with amino-acid sequence MTVPVEDELWQRFRSGDEQAFTAIYNAHFTTLYRYGYHIANDDELVKDTIQTLFIDLWRGRRNLSPTDSIKFYLLKAMRRQVYRAIRQQSAAFTDADAAHGLSFSPEFDFITLEVQAQQQAQLRQAIDQLSHRQREAITLLYIDGLAYPEIADMMAVQVRTVYNLVYEALEKLRKLLVQPGFWVMLMAGVVI; translated from the coding sequence ATGACTGTTCCCGTTGAAGACGAACTATGGCAACGGTTTCGCTCCGGTGACGAACAGGCATTTACGGCCATTTACAACGCCCATTTCACCACGCTATACCGCTACGGCTACCACATCGCGAATGACGATGAGCTTGTAAAAGACACAATCCAGACGCTATTCATTGACCTTTGGCGCGGACGACGAAACCTCTCCCCCACCGACTCAATCAAGTTTTACCTGTTGAAAGCCATGCGTCGGCAGGTGTACCGGGCGATTCGGCAGCAGTCTGCCGCGTTTACTGACGCCGACGCTGCCCATGGACTGTCATTTTCGCCCGAATTCGACTTTATCACGTTGGAAGTTCAGGCGCAGCAGCAGGCCCAGCTTCGGCAGGCCATCGACCAGCTCAGCCATCGGCAGCGCGAAGCCATTACCCTGCTTTATATCGACGGACTCGCCTACCCCGAAATCGCTGACATGATGGCCGTGCAGGTCCGCACGGTCTATAATCTCGTGTACGAAGCCCTAGAAAAACTCCGCAAACTGCTTGTCCAGCCGGGTTTCTGGGTGATGTTAATGGCGGGGGTGGTGATTTAA
- a CDS encoding exodeoxyribonuclease III, producing MQLISYNINGIRAALRNGLADWLSQNQFDILCFQEVKATHDVVDLDPFEQLGYQYHWHAAEKKGYSGVATFSRIAPTNVVMGCGLSVYDCEGRILRTDFGDLTVLNCYFPSGTTGEVRQGVKMEFLRDFYDYVQNLRQSRPNLIVVGDYNIAHNAIDIHDPVRNKNVTGFLPDERAWMDRWFAADMTDAFRYKHPADVAYSWWSYRAGARSSNKGWRIDYASVSEPLRPRIEDCRMLPDAVHADHCPVWLLLNDRVME from the coding sequence ATGCAGCTTATTTCGTACAATATCAACGGCATCCGGGCAGCCCTGCGCAACGGCCTGGCCGACTGGCTGTCGCAAAACCAGTTCGACATCCTTTGCTTTCAGGAAGTAAAGGCCACGCACGATGTGGTCGACCTGGATCCCTTCGAGCAACTGGGCTACCAGTACCATTGGCATGCCGCTGAAAAGAAAGGATACTCCGGCGTCGCTACGTTTTCGCGCATCGCCCCAACCAATGTCGTGATGGGCTGCGGTCTGTCAGTCTATGATTGTGAAGGGCGCATTCTTCGCACCGACTTCGGCGATCTGACGGTGCTGAACTGCTATTTTCCGTCGGGTACGACGGGCGAAGTTCGGCAGGGTGTCAAGATGGAATTTCTTCGTGATTTCTACGACTACGTGCAGAACCTCCGTCAGTCGCGCCCCAACCTGATCGTGGTGGGCGACTACAACATTGCCCATAACGCCATCGATATCCACGACCCCGTTCGCAACAAAAACGTGACCGGCTTCCTGCCCGACGAACGCGCCTGGATGGATCGCTGGTTTGCCGCCGATATGACCGACGCGTTCCGCTACAAACACCCCGCCGACGTGGCGTATAGCTGGTGGAGTTACCGCGCCGGTGCCCGTAGCAGCAACAAAGGCTGGCGCATCGACTACGCATCGGTCAGCGAACCCCTCCGCCCCCGAATCGAAGACTGCCGTATGCTCCCCGACGCCGTCCACGCCGACCACTGCCCGGTGTGGTTACTGTTGAATGATAGAGTGATGGAATGA
- a CDS encoding pseudouridine synthase encodes MYYLIYKPYLMMSQFSREGDKATLADLDFRFPPDVYPVGRLDADSEGLLLLTSDKQLNHRLLNPKFQHDRTYYVQVDGALTDDACAQLSAGVTISVDGKPYHTRPADARPLVEPALPERVPPIRYRAAIPTSWLSIRLHEGKNRQVRRMTAAVGFPTLRLVRWAIEDLTAEGMQPGDVRQLDWPTVRQGLRMR; translated from the coding sequence ATGTACTACCTCATCTACAAGCCATACCTGATGATGTCGCAGTTTAGCCGGGAGGGCGACAAGGCGACACTGGCGGATCTGGATTTTCGCTTTCCACCGGACGTGTACCCCGTTGGGCGGCTCGACGCCGATAGCGAGGGCCTGCTGCTGCTGACGAGCGACAAACAGCTGAATCACCGGCTGCTGAATCCCAAATTTCAGCACGACCGGACGTATTACGTACAGGTCGATGGGGCGCTAACCGACGATGCCTGCGCCCAACTATCGGCGGGGGTGACGATTTCGGTCGATGGTAAACCGTACCATACCCGCCCCGCTGATGCCCGGCCGTTGGTCGAGCCGGCCCTGCCTGAGCGGGTACCGCCCATTCGATACCGGGCGGCCATCCCGACATCGTGGCTGTCGATTCGACTGCACGAAGGCAAAAACCGGCAGGTGCGCCGGATGACGGCCGCTGTCGGGTTCCCGACGCTGCGGCTGGTCCGCTGGGCCATCGAAGACCTGACCGCCGAAGGGATGCAGCCGGGCGATGTCCGCCAACTCGACTGGCCAACCGTTCGTCAGGGGTTACGTATGCGGTAA
- a CDS encoding RNA polymerase sigma factor, translated as MKKTTDAELLAGIRRGGSERRFSENRLYEKYAYLIDEGVRKHKLSDDECASAYSDAVLAVFDHVSTGRFEGRSELGTYLYQLFSNKCVDAIRKKTTNRSSVHNAFSLDDSLLQLPDAARSIVQQLIAKSDVEQLHKYLHELGEKCRNMVLAWGEGYGDDEIAQQLGYASAAVAKTSRLRCIDKLRDRYLNRL; from the coding sequence ATGAAAAAGACCACCGACGCTGAACTGTTGGCGGGAATTCGGAGGGGCGGCTCCGAGCGCCGATTCTCCGAAAACCGTCTGTATGAAAAGTACGCGTACCTCATCGACGAAGGGGTTCGCAAGCATAAACTATCTGACGATGAGTGCGCCAGCGCTTATTCCGATGCGGTGCTAGCCGTGTTCGACCATGTCAGCACGGGCCGATTTGAAGGGCGATCTGAGCTGGGAACGTACCTGTATCAATTATTTTCTAACAAATGTGTTGACGCTATTCGGAAAAAGACGACTAACCGGAGTAGTGTCCACAATGCCTTTTCGCTGGACGACAGCTTGCTGCAACTGCCCGACGCGGCCCGTTCGATTGTCCAGCAACTGATCGCCAAAAGCGACGTTGAGCAGCTGCATAAGTACCTGCACGAACTAGGCGAAAAATGCCGGAACATGGTGCTGGCGTGGGGCGAGGGGTATGGCGACGACGAAATTGCGCAACAGCTGGGCTACGCGTCGGCCGCGGTTGCCAAAACCAGTCGGCTGCGCTGCATCGACAAACTACGCGACCGTTATCTGAACAGGTTATGA
- a CDS encoding tetratricopeptide repeat protein, producing MNELETIENYVNGLLSPDERARFDAELAYNSALAESLAFYVLTQEVARQQALDTRKAELAALRTRPVPSEASVRPLWGSAGMVRWLAVAASVVLVLAVGYYALRPKTDTLAALTTTYANERFGQLPVTMGGKSDDVQQGIARFNDGQIARADSLFETALRTQPQRDDALTYAGITAFRLGQYDRAIDRFQRLGQLPGRFANPGPYYEALARLRRNLPDDKSRAKGLLEQVVRQNLVGAKEAERLLATNNL from the coding sequence ATGAACGAGCTGGAAACAATCGAAAACTACGTAAACGGCTTGCTATCGCCCGACGAACGGGCCCGGTTTGATGCGGAACTGGCTTATAACTCAGCTTTGGCCGAGTCGCTGGCGTTCTACGTGTTGACGCAGGAAGTGGCCCGTCAGCAGGCGCTCGACACCCGCAAGGCCGAACTGGCTGCGCTGCGAACCCGCCCGGTGCCGTCAGAAGCCAGTGTACGGCCCTTGTGGGGCAGTGCGGGTATGGTCCGCTGGCTGGCCGTCGCTGCCAGTGTCGTGCTGGTGCTGGCGGTGGGTTACTACGCCCTGCGCCCAAAAACTGATACGCTGGCCGCCCTGACAACAACGTACGCCAATGAGCGTTTTGGCCAGTTGCCGGTAACGATGGGTGGAAAATCGGACGATGTTCAGCAGGGAATTGCCCGGTTCAACGACGGTCAGATTGCCCGCGCCGATTCGCTGTTCGAGACCGCACTCCGCACCCAGCCCCAGCGCGATGATGCGCTGACTTATGCCGGTATAACAGCCTTTCGGTTAGGGCAGTACGACCGCGCTATCGACCGGTTTCAGCGGCTGGGGCAGCTGCCCGGTCGGTTTGCCAACCCCGGCCCTTACTACGAAGCACTTGCCCGGCTTCGTCGGAACTTACCGGATGATAAAAGCCGGGCGAAAGGCTTGCTCGAACAGGTTGTCCGGCAGAACTTAGTTGGAGCGAAAGAAGCCGAAAGACTTCTGGCAACGAACAACTTGTAA
- a CDS encoding CHAT domain-containing protein: MSWARCIVRGLLIGSAVGLCVGAARAQCLSAADVRARIDHAMRQPRGPTAQFYADIRQQLIRNRCPADTVLARVTMRLGYAQYFQPPNDSALVWLRESIRLYQRLPVGQRAGLVQAFMYLGQVLHYQDDVESAAEAYQSSVTLGGNEPRHDSPVGYALSGLALLAYQKGDYEAGLVYAEQSIQRARRCRDFRLEARSLNEAARCLLYLDRYETALRHCERAVSLTQNDPSTTDERRLYELFRAQALAGLRQYDRALSLYKRLLTDYQRTKQYSRVADVCDYIGELYATRLNDQACAIRYYQQAYTLYDNPYEKSRSLDGIGRAQQQQGQYRAALITFQRALQTLPIQFHKPDLRANPEPATIRLSAHKEYLLTLIWHKADTWLAYAQTTSQPTPALTQALSTYRVADQMIDQMRWAQHGEQSKLYWRQQTRAFYERALETCYRLNNPEQALHFFEKSRAVLLTDKLNELGASRGLPPALQAEEQALRRAVDGQVAALSQLQPGSAAYTTARAALMSEQDRADAFTQKLERINSAYYRYRYDNWVPALTDLYQYLGQRQAAFVSYFVGDRALYVLNVQEGKAQINRHPLGRYQQTVREYLALLGKPETLNRSFSAFHALSKQLYSQLLAPLHLSPGRVIVSPDGPFIPFETLRESPDSPTYALDQFAFSYAYSARFLLRTMQSPGTDGTTSDFLGVAPVRFSPGLNQAPLPGSEAALRTIGDRFATPTLLLDKQATRRAFLDASASFRVVHLFTHALADSSGQEPRLFFADSTVSLSELGQGTLMNTQLVTLAACETGTGVEQRGEGVFSLARGFAALGVPAVLTTLWSVQNKSTYQITAQFYRYLADGLPKDIALQRARQDWLRTAEGTDQLPSAWAGLILVGNTEPLSAGGRRDWLGGLSGLLVGGLCQLGWRRWRRERTANTRLLSE; the protein is encoded by the coding sequence ATGAGTTGGGCCCGATGCATCGTTCGTGGGTTGCTGATCGGTAGTGCGGTCGGATTGTGCGTCGGTGCAGCCCGTGCACAATGCCTGTCGGCAGCGGATGTGCGGGCGCGTATCGACCATGCCATGCGTCAACCGAGGGGCCCTACAGCGCAATTCTACGCCGATATTCGACAGCAACTCATTCGCAATCGCTGCCCGGCCGACACGGTGTTGGCCCGCGTAACCATGCGACTGGGGTACGCGCAGTATTTTCAGCCGCCGAACGATTCGGCGTTGGTGTGGCTACGGGAAAGCATTCGGTTGTACCAGCGGTTGCCAGTCGGGCAGCGGGCTGGGTTGGTGCAGGCGTTCATGTACCTAGGGCAGGTGTTGCATTACCAGGACGATGTGGAATCGGCGGCCGAGGCTTACCAATCCTCTGTGACGTTGGGTGGAAACGAACCACGGCACGATTCGCCGGTGGGATACGCACTGAGTGGTCTGGCACTGCTGGCCTATCAGAAAGGCGACTACGAAGCCGGTCTGGTCTATGCAGAGCAGTCAATACAGCGCGCCCGGCGTTGTCGGGATTTCAGGTTAGAAGCCCGTAGCCTGAACGAAGCTGCCCGCTGCCTGCTCTACCTTGATCGGTACGAGACCGCCCTGCGGCACTGCGAACGGGCCGTCAGCCTGACACAGAACGACCCTTCCACCACCGACGAACGACGCTTGTACGAACTTTTTCGGGCGCAGGCACTGGCGGGGTTGCGTCAGTATGACCGGGCGTTAAGTCTCTATAAAAGGCTATTGACTGATTATCAGCGGACGAAACAGTACAGCCGCGTTGCCGACGTGTGCGACTACATCGGCGAACTGTATGCCACCCGCCTGAATGACCAGGCTTGCGCTATTCGCTATTATCAGCAGGCGTATACCCTGTACGACAATCCCTACGAAAAAAGCCGTAGCTTGGATGGTATCGGGCGGGCACAGCAGCAGCAGGGGCAGTACCGGGCGGCTCTGATTACGTTTCAGCGGGCCTTGCAAACCTTGCCGATTCAGTTTCACAAGCCCGACCTGCGTGCTAACCCCGAACCGGCCACGATTCGCCTGTCGGCCCACAAAGAATACCTGCTCACCTTAATCTGGCATAAAGCCGACACTTGGCTAGCCTACGCCCAAACGACCAGCCAGCCAACGCCCGCACTGACACAGGCTCTGTCGACCTATCGGGTGGCTGATCAAATGATCGATCAGATGCGGTGGGCACAGCACGGGGAGCAGTCGAAACTGTACTGGCGACAGCAGACGCGCGCTTTCTACGAGCGGGCGTTGGAAACCTGCTACCGGCTGAATAACCCCGAACAGGCTCTGCATTTTTTTGAGAAGAGCAGGGCCGTATTGCTGACCGATAAGCTCAACGAGCTGGGAGCGAGCCGGGGGTTGCCCCCCGCTCTACAGGCGGAAGAGCAGGCCCTGCGCCGGGCCGTCGACGGGCAGGTGGCGGCCCTAAGTCAGCTACAGCCGGGCAGTGCCGCCTACACCACGGCCCGCGCGGCTCTGATGAGCGAACAGGACCGGGCTGACGCCTTCACGCAAAAACTGGAGCGCATCAACTCGGCTTACTACCGCTACCGCTACGACAACTGGGTGCCCGCCCTGACCGATCTATACCAGTATCTCGGGCAGCGGCAGGCGGCTTTCGTGTCATACTTCGTCGGCGACAGGGCACTCTACGTGCTGAACGTGCAGGAGGGCAAGGCGCAGATAAACCGGCATCCGCTGGGCCGATACCAGCAAACCGTTCGCGAATACCTGGCGCTGCTGGGCAAGCCGGAGACACTCAATCGCTCATTTTCGGCTTTTCATGCACTCAGTAAGCAGCTCTACAGTCAACTGCTGGCCCCGCTGCACCTTTCCCCCGGCCGCGTCATCGTCTCTCCCGACGGGCCGTTTATCCCCTTTGAAACGCTGCGCGAATCGCCCGATAGCCCGACCTACGCCCTCGATCAGTTCGCGTTCAGCTACGCCTATTCTGCCCGGTTTTTATTGCGTACGATGCAGTCGCCCGGCACCGATGGCACTACGAGCGATTTTCTGGGCGTTGCGCCGGTTCGATTTTCGCCGGGGCTGAATCAGGCTCCACTGCCCGGCTCCGAAGCCGCCTTGCGCACCATTGGCGACCGCTTCGCGACCCCCACGCTATTGCTCGACAAACAGGCGACGCGCCGGGCTTTTCTGGACGCATCGGCTTCGTTTCGGGTGGTGCATCTGTTCACGCACGCCCTCGCCGATTCGTCGGGGCAGGAACCCCGGCTGTTCTTCGCCGACTCAACGGTATCGCTGTCGGAGCTGGGGCAGGGTACGTTGATGAATACGCAACTGGTAACGCTGGCGGCCTGCGAAACCGGTACGGGTGTCGAGCAGCGGGGGGAGGGGGTGTTTAGCCTGGCGCGGGGGTTTGCGGCCCTCGGCGTCCCGGCCGTGCTGACGACGCTATGGAGTGTGCAAAACAAATCGACCTACCAGATCACTGCTCAGTTCTACCGCTATCTGGCCGATGGATTGCCGAAAGACATTGCGCTGCAACGCGCCCGTCAGGACTGGCTCCGAACCGCCGAGGGCACCGACCAATTACCGTCGGCCTGGGCCGGGCTGATTCTGGTGGGTAATACCGAGCCGCTAAGTGCCGGTGGGCGTCGGGACTGGCTGGGTGGCCTGTCGGGGCTGCTGGTGGGCGGACTATGCCAGCTGGGCTGGCGTCGATGGCGCCGGGAGCGGACGGCTAATACTCGATTGCTTTCAGAATAA